The following coding sequences are from one Culex quinquefasciatus strain JHB chromosome 1, VPISU_Cqui_1.0_pri_paternal, whole genome shotgun sequence window:
- the LOC119769506 gene encoding uncharacterized protein LOC119769506, which translates to MALYKEVSTCLWPWSSHPRRKDFVRLVTTNRYVRTCVNNKIRLLVNKIRLLINKIWLLIRIRLLVNKIRLLVNKIRLLINKIWLLIRVVLLTGHPAARQQDPAAHPGGLAHGAQTQHAAAGPGGFAYGACGPASTRRHDFVRLVTTNRYVRTCVNNKDHPATCSSTRSGCSSTRSGCSSGRSCSRGVWTCKVIRRPTRSAQDPAARQQDPAAHPGGLAHGAQTQHPAAGPGGFAYGACGPASTRRPGSTPEGVFCDFIIRGHQCVGDLERAQDVAGGRSSPDWSGEEEGINRHGAGHHRAIGSVWRRGINVRTQND; encoded by the exons ATTTCGTGAGGCTCGTCACGACCAACCGCTACGTGCGGACCTGCGTGAACAACAAGATCCGGCTGCTCGTCAACAAAATCCGGCTGCTCATCAACAAGATCTGGCTGCTCATCCGG ATCCGGCTGCTCGTCAACAAGATCCGGCTGCTCGTCAACAAGATCCGGCTGCTCATCAACAAGATCTGGCTGCTCATCCGGGTGGTCTTGCTCACGGGGC ATCCGGCTGCTCGTCAACAAGATCCGGCTGCTCATCCGGGCGGTCTTGCTCACGGGGCTCAAACCCAACATGCGGCTGCTGGTCCGGGCGGATTTGCTTACGGGGCGTGCGGACCTGCGTCGACAAGGAGACACG ATTTTGTGAGGCTCGTCACGACCAACCGCTACGTGCGGACCTGCGTGAACAACAAAGATCATCCGGCGACCTGCTCGTCAACAAGATCCGGCTGCTCGTCAACAAGATCTGGCTGCTCATCCGGGCGATCTTGCTCACGGGGCGTGTGGACCTGTAAGGTCATCCGACGACCAACTCGCTCGGCCCAAGATCCGGCTGCTCGTCAACAAGATCCGGCTGCTCATCCGGGCGGTCTTGCTCACGGGGCCCAAACCCAACATCCGGCTGCTGGTCCGGGCGGATTTGCTTACGGGGCGTGCGGACCTGCGTCGACAAGGAGACCCGGCTCGACGCCGGAAGGAGTTTTCTGCG ATTTTATCATCCGTGGCCATCAATGCGTTGGGGATCTCGAACGAGCCCAAGATGTCGCCGGTGGACGATCTTCCCCGGACTGGTCTGGCGAGGAGGAAGGAATCAACCGGCATGGAGCTGGCCATCATCGTGCCATCGGTTCGGTCTGGAGACGAGGAATAAACGTACGAACTCAAAACGATTAG